A single genomic interval of Aulosira sp. FACHB-615 harbors:
- a CDS encoding ABC transporter substrate-binding protein, translated as MSNANLALKKITTEISGTVFSLPYYVARDQGYFAELGLEIEFVKRNYGDRPANITLIDDHRQVSSFGGPSLFEQGQSSLYRACEWGQVRRTYDSSRGGQVIAKRAAIASQAIIVRPDSPYNIPQDLANVPVGVNFHHGSHYIAIQTLEGFLPQEEIKVVHIEGGSQPKQFNRFLALRDGLVDAVAVMEPWITVAEKLGYKIIAEAHYVGLEIASPEVDQASFEAINKAIRRAVKDLQEDPTRYVKYLIDDVSEEIVHLEPSDFRRNRLRYADPAPYCEADFHRTYNWMVKWGLIQPDATFQQIVDNRVLTVG; from the coding sequence TTGAGTAACGCAAATTTGGCACTCAAGAAAATTACCACCGAGATTAGTGGCACAGTGTTCTCACTGCCTTACTATGTGGCTCGTGATCAAGGTTACTTTGCTGAATTAGGGCTGGAGATTGAGTTTGTCAAACGCAATTATGGCGATCGCCCAGCTAACATCACCCTAATTGATGATCATCGTCAAGTTAGTTCTTTTGGTGGCCCCTCTTTGTTTGAGCAAGGCCAAAGCAGCCTTTACCGCGCCTGTGAATGGGGACAAGTACGCCGCACATACGACAGTTCTCGTGGTGGACAGGTAATTGCTAAACGGGCGGCGATCGCCAGTCAAGCCATTATTGTCCGTCCAGACTCACCCTACAACATCCCCCAAGACCTCGCTAATGTACCGGTGGGTGTGAATTTTCACCACGGTTCCCACTACATCGCCATCCAAACACTTGAAGGCTTCCTTCCCCAAGAAGAGATTAAAGTAGTTCACATTGAAGGCGGTAGTCAACCCAAACAATTCAACCGCTTTCTCGCTTTGCGTGATGGCCTAGTTGATGCAGTGGCGGTGATGGAACCTTGGATTACAGTCGCTGAAAAACTCGGCTACAAGATTATTGCCGAGGCTCACTATGTAGGTCTAGAAATTGCTAGTCCAGAAGTAGATCAAGCCAGCTTTGAAGCCATTAACAAAGCTATCCGTCGTGCGGTGAAGGATTTACAAGAAGACCCCACCCGCTATGTGAAATATCTGATCGATGACGTATCTGAAGAGATTGTTCATCTAGAACCGTCAGACTTCCGCCGCAACCGTTTGCGCTATGCAGACCCAGCACCATACTGCGAGGCAGATTTTCATCGGACTTACAACTGGATGGTGAAATGGGGACTGATTCAACCTGATGCAACCTTCCAGCAAATTGTTGATAACCGAGTTTTGACTGTTGGTTAA
- a CDS encoding inorganic pyrophosphatase, translating into MTQSNDFWKKLDQLVATSNIKIERSKGSTHPKYASFIYPLDYGYLADTQAGDASNIDVWIGSLSHKRVTSVICSVDLEKRDTEIKILLGCTSSENQVILNIHNIGNQSAILLVRT; encoded by the coding sequence ATGACGCAAAGCAATGACTTCTGGAAGAAATTAGATCAGTTAGTCGCTACTAGTAATATCAAAATTGAGCGTTCAAAAGGAAGCACACATCCCAAATATGCCTCCTTCATTTACCCTTTGGACTATGGATATTTGGCAGATACTCAAGCTGGGGATGCCTCTAATATTGATGTCTGGATCGGAAGTTTATCTCATAAAAGAGTAACATCTGTTATCTGTAGTGTAGATTTGGAAAAGCGTGATACAGAAATCAAGATACTTTTGGGCTGTACATCAAGTGAAAATCAAGTTATTTTGAATATTCACAATATAGGTAATCAATCAGCAATATTATTAGTCAGAACTTAG
- a CDS encoding HAD family phosphatase → MDRFNLIIFDCDGVLIDSERVANQILLEMLTEIELTLTLDEIFKIFVGKSMSQAIEIITNMLGKAPPDNFSHEFHQRVLEAFDSDLLPVTGIHDVLSNLNIPYCLASNSNYDWIYKALDVTKLSSYFVGKIFSAEDVQRSKPYPDVFLHAAKKMGFLPQECAVIEDTPTGVKAGVNAGMTVFGYAELTNPETLREVGASVVFNDMRLLPNLLSQ, encoded by the coding sequence ATGGACAGATTCAATTTAATTATTTTTGATTGTGATGGTGTGCTGATTGACAGTGAACGAGTTGCCAATCAAATTTTGTTAGAAATGCTCACAGAAATAGAACTCACGCTAACTTTAGACGAGATATTTAAGATTTTTGTGGGCAAATCAATGTCTCAAGCTATCGAGATAATTACAAATATGCTTGGTAAAGCTCCACCGGATAATTTTAGTCATGAATTTCATCAACGGGTTTTAGAAGCTTTTGACAGCGATTTGCTACCAGTAACAGGAATACATGATGTTTTAAGCAATTTGAATATTCCTTACTGTCTAGCATCAAATAGTAACTATGATTGGATTTATAAAGCTCTAGATGTCACAAAATTATCATCATATTTTGTAGGAAAAATATTTAGTGCTGAAGATGTTCAACGCAGTAAACCTTATCCTGATGTATTCTTACATGCAGCTAAAAAAATGGGCTTCTTACCCCAGGAATGTGCGGTGATTGAAGATACACCCACTGGCGTAAAAGCAGGAGTTAATGCAGGGATGACTGTGTTTGGTTATGCGGAATTGACGAATCCAGAAACATTACGAGAAGTTGGTGCATCTGTTGTATTTAATGATATGAGATTATTACCAAACCTGTTAAGTCAATAA
- a CDS encoding TauD/TfdA family dioxygenase — translation MGYKHIEVKPTSGFTGAEINGVDLSRPLQDEVVAEIRKALLKWKVVFFRNQNIDHAAQIAFTARFGEVTYAHPHEDEPIEGFSQILPIDRSRFERRNGLRRTSYESRWHTDVTAVVNPPAGSILRAVNVPSFGGDTQWTNLVAAYEGLSEPIRKLADGLKAEHRFNARLRLPSNSKYAQRIAANPQVSIHPVVRVHPETGEKALFVNPGFTSHILDVSPQESELLLELFFNQITKPAYTTRFRWNNGDIAFWDNRATSHLAPQDLDHVEVERVLYRTTITGDIPVGPDGFKSQIVEGEPLTSDLPTVLKQKSEKVLAESALN, via the coding sequence ATGGGTTACAAACATATTGAAGTTAAACCTACTTCTGGATTCACTGGTGCTGAAATTAATGGAGTGGATCTTTCACGTCCTTTGCAAGATGAGGTAGTTGCCGAAATTCGCAAAGCATTATTGAAGTGGAAAGTCGTATTCTTTCGCAATCAAAACATAGATCATGCTGCCCAAATTGCCTTCACGGCTCGTTTTGGTGAAGTGACCTACGCGCACCCCCACGAAGACGAGCCAATAGAAGGCTTTTCCCAAATCCTACCAATTGACCGTAGTCGCTTTGAGCGTCGCAATGGTCTACGCCGTACCAGCTACGAAAGCCGTTGGCACACCGATGTGACTGCGGTTGTGAATCCTCCTGCGGGTTCAATTTTGCGGGCGGTGAATGTTCCTAGCTTTGGTGGTGACACGCAATGGACTAATCTAGTTGCAGCTTATGAGGGTCTATCAGAACCTATACGGAAGTTAGCTGATGGATTAAAAGCCGAACATCGGTTTAATGCACGCTTACGCTTACCTAGTAACAGCAAATATGCCCAGCGTATTGCCGCTAATCCCCAAGTTTCAATTCACCCAGTAGTGCGCGTTCATCCTGAGACTGGTGAAAAAGCCTTGTTTGTGAACCCTGGCTTTACTTCACACATTCTTGATGTCTCACCACAAGAAAGTGAATTATTGCTTGAGTTATTCTTCAACCAAATCACCAAACCTGCTTACACCACTCGCTTCCGGTGGAACAATGGTGATATTGCCTTTTGGGATAACCGCGCCACCTCACATTTAGCACCCCAAGATTTAGATCATGTAGAAGTAGAGCGCGTACTTTATCGCACTACGATTACAGGTGACATTCCCGTCGGGCCTGATGGCTTTAAATCACAAATAGTTGAAGGTGAGCCATTAACTAGTGATTTACCAACAGTCCTAAAGCAAAAATCTGAGAAAGTATTAGCAGAATCAGCACTCAATTAA
- a CDS encoding CmcJ/NvfI family oxidoreductase produces MSFNHQVLDKPLAYGLPSVEANLSYLIPMAEKPVNYTYEPPPGVPRTNGTFQTYQLPIYNARAIAEKISLDQQGFAFNAYNTSVRDFYDEDEIRQIYYPEAEQILKELTGATQVVIFDHTLRNAAQSKPGENNIKEPAKRVHNDFTAKSGYTRAYKELGARGIQDIGSLLQKRFAIINVWRGIAQTIQESPLAVCDAQSIAQNDLVAGDLVYRDRIGETYAVTYNQAHQWFYFPQMQRDELLFIKCFDSAEDGRARFAAHTAFEDPTSPSDAPPRESIELRTFVFYPD; encoded by the coding sequence ATGAGCTTCAATCATCAAGTTCTAGATAAACCGCTTGCTTATGGTTTGCCATCGGTAGAAGCTAATCTCAGCTATCTTATCCCGATGGCAGAAAAGCCTGTCAACTATACTTATGAACCACCACCAGGAGTTCCCCGTACCAACGGCACTTTCCAGACTTATCAACTACCTATTTATAATGCTCGTGCCATCGCGGAAAAAATCTCTTTAGATCAGCAAGGTTTTGCCTTTAATGCCTACAATACCAGCGTCCGCGACTTTTATGATGAAGACGAAATCCGTCAAATCTATTACCCAGAAGCCGAGCAAATACTCAAAGAACTAACGGGTGCAACTCAAGTGGTGATCTTTGATCACACTTTGCGGAATGCGGCACAATCAAAGCCCGGTGAAAACAATATTAAAGAGCCTGCCAAGCGTGTACACAACGATTTCACCGCCAAATCTGGTTATACCAGGGCTTATAAAGAGTTGGGCGCAAGAGGGATACAAGACATTGGTAGTTTATTACAAAAAAGGTTTGCCATTATCAATGTTTGGCGGGGGATTGCTCAAACAATTCAAGAGTCACCGTTGGCAGTGTGTGATGCTCAAAGCATTGCACAAAACGACCTTGTAGCCGGAGATTTAGTATACCGCGATCGCATTGGTGAAACCTACGCAGTTACCTATAACCAAGCACACCAATGGTTCTACTTTCCGCAAATGCAAAGAGACGAACTACTGTTTATCAAATGTTTCGATTCTGCGGAAGATGGACGCGCTAGATTTGCGGCTCATACAGCTTTTGAAGATCCTACCAGTCCTTCAGATGCACCACCCAGGGAAAGTATAGAGTTGCGGACATTCGTTTTCTATCCCGATTAG
- a CDS encoding NAD(P)-binding domain-containing protein, whose protein sequence is MTTTTDADFAAREALRLIGPDPENWIPDHPEIDHNVTIVGGSGSGSTFAFALRRAGIGRVTIIDAAENEANAGVWLTRARMKKLRTPKNLPGPELGIPELSFQAWYEARHGSEAYAAIDRIPRVLWAEYLSWYRHFLDIPVRYQTKLVRVEPAAGFFRLHLEVNGVTQVETTRKIIFANGVAGTGGANIPSVLTSLPRNLYAHTSEEIDFEALRGKKVAVLGAAASAFDAAGVALESGAKEVHLFARRSQIASLPVIRVRGYPGAYNNYWQLPDAARWFQAWRFNQVGSTPPPDAIERVTAFANFHLHLSAPWKEANAQDDRIVAQVNDDVFEFDFAIAGTGYFVDPTRRPELADFAHHIALWRDRYEPPADQRNEQLSTYPYLGSAHEYLEKVPGTASYLKDIHVFNPAGFVSFGLPIGDVPSIRRDVPAIVSRISHDLFFADWSLHEARITSDNVAPDFEPSLYANAVWQQPAKAGVG, encoded by the coding sequence ATGACAACAACGACTGACGCTGATTTTGCCGCACGCGAAGCGTTGCGCCTCATCGGCCCCGATCCCGAAAACTGGATACCTGATCATCCAGAGATTGACCACAATGTCACCATAGTAGGTGGTAGTGGCAGTGGTAGCACTTTTGCATTTGCGCTGCGACGTGCAGGTATTGGCCGCGTGACAATTATCGATGCAGCTGAAAACGAAGCTAATGCAGGCGTATGGCTGACACGAGCGCGGATGAAAAAGCTACGCACACCGAAAAATCTCCCAGGGCCAGAACTGGGAATCCCCGAACTGTCGTTTCAGGCTTGGTACGAGGCGCGACACGGATCTGAAGCATACGCCGCTATTGACCGCATTCCCAGAGTATTATGGGCAGAGTATCTTAGTTGGTATCGGCATTTCTTAGACATTCCAGTTCGGTATCAGACAAAGTTGGTGCGAGTTGAACCCGCCGCAGGTTTCTTTCGCCTACATCTGGAAGTGAATGGTGTCACACAGGTAGAAACCACACGTAAGATTATCTTTGCTAATGGTGTAGCTGGTACTGGTGGGGCAAACATCCCCTCTGTATTAACATCTCTGCCACGCAATTTATATGCACATACCTCGGAAGAAATTGACTTTGAGGCGTTGCGTGGTAAGAAGGTAGCTGTTTTGGGTGCGGCGGCTTCGGCTTTTGATGCGGCTGGTGTGGCACTAGAATCAGGTGCAAAGGAAGTGCATTTATTTGCACGCCGATCGCAAATTGCATCTTTGCCTGTGATTCGTGTGCGGGGTTATCCTGGAGCTTACAATAACTATTGGCAATTACCTGATGCAGCGCGGTGGTTCCAAGCTTGGCGGTTTAATCAAGTTGGCTCAACACCACCACCGGATGCGATTGAGCGAGTCACAGCCTTTGCTAATTTCCATCTGCATTTATCTGCACCGTGGAAAGAAGCGAATGCTCAAGACGATCGCATTGTGGCGCAAGTGAATGATGATGTGTTTGAGTTCGATTTTGCGATCGCGGGGACTGGCTACTTTGTCGATCCCACCAGACGGCCAGAACTAGCTGATTTTGCTCATCATATTGCCCTGTGGCGCGATCGCTACGAACCGCCAGCCGACCAACGCAACGAGCAACTTAGCACCTATCCTTACCTTGGTTCTGCTCATGAATATCTAGAAAAAGTCCCTGGTACGGCTTCTTATCTCAAAGATATTCATGTGTTTAATCCGGCTGGCTTCGTCAGTTTTGGTCTACCCATCGGCGATGTCCCCAGCATCCGGCGGGATGTGCCAGCAATTGTCTCACGCATTAGCCACGACTTATTCTTTGCTGACTGGTCACTACACGAAGCCCGAATTACCAGTGACAATGTTGCACCAGACTTTGAGCCATCACTGTATGCTAATGCCGTGTGGCAACAGCCAGCTAAGGCGGGAGTCGGCTAA
- a CDS encoding acyl-CoA dehydrogenase family protein has protein sequence MSKPPVLEAATTTAKFLPNLFELVDSLAADFATRAAIHDSDSSFPFENFDALHKARLLSLTVPVEFGGLAVGYTTACRVIEKIASGDASTALVLTMHYLQHANAARHRRWHPVVYERLCRESVQGIALLNAARVEPELGTPARGGLPATIAKRTADGWLITGHKQYTTGSPILRYFVVWARTEDEEPQIGSFLVPRHLPGIKIVETWDHLGMRATGSHDLILEDVGIPSEYALDVRPLKAWSQPDPLMLAAGSLLLSALYQGVATAARDWLVEYLNERSPTNLGASLATLPRFQVAVGGIEALLYANQRLIYGLATDIDKGEPDPKVNLQAQTVKYLVTNNAIKAVETGLQLIGNPGLSKKNPLERHYRDVLCSRIHTPQNDVICSSLGKSALKVGVGNGELGVVKQKSK, from the coding sequence ATGTCCAAACCACCTGTTTTAGAAGCAGCTACCACAACAGCAAAATTCTTACCCAATCTGTTTGAACTTGTCGATTCTCTGGCTGCTGATTTTGCCACTCGTGCCGCTATCCATGACAGTGATAGTTCTTTTCCCTTTGAAAATTTTGATGCCCTGCACAAAGCCAGATTATTAAGTCTGACTGTACCAGTAGAGTTTGGTGGGTTAGCGGTAGGATACACTACAGCCTGTCGGGTGATTGAAAAGATAGCTAGTGGAGATGCTTCTACTGCTTTGGTGCTAACAATGCACTACTTACAACACGCTAACGCCGCCCGACACCGACGTTGGCATCCGGTTGTTTATGAAAGATTGTGTCGAGAGTCTGTGCAAGGTATTGCGTTACTCAATGCTGCCCGTGTGGAACCGGAATTAGGCACACCAGCCAGAGGCGGATTACCAGCTACCATTGCTAAACGGACAGCTGATGGTTGGTTAATTACTGGTCACAAACAATACACTACAGGCAGTCCGATTTTGCGTTACTTCGTAGTGTGGGCGCGAACAGAAGATGAGGAACCCCAAATAGGGAGTTTTTTGGTTCCGCGACATCTTCCAGGGATCAAGATTGTGGAAACTTGGGATCACTTGGGGATGAGGGCAACGGGCAGTCACGATTTGATTTTAGAAGATGTTGGCATTCCTTCAGAATATGCCTTGGATGTGCGTCCTTTAAAAGCTTGGTCACAACCCGACCCCTTAATGCTGGCTGCTGGCAGTTTATTGTTGAGTGCTTTGTATCAAGGTGTAGCAACAGCCGCCAGAGATTGGTTAGTGGAATATTTGAATGAGCGATCGCCTACTAATTTAGGCGCAAGTCTCGCAACTTTACCCCGCTTTCAAGTAGCTGTTGGTGGAATTGAAGCCTTACTTTATGCTAACCAGCGATTAATTTATGGTCTAGCAACAGATATTGATAAAGGTGAACCAGATCCGAAGGTAAATTTACAAGCACAAACAGTTAAATATTTAGTCACCAATAATGCAATTAAAGCCGTAGAAACTGGTTTACAACTAATCGGAAATCCGGGTTTATCGAAAAAAAATCCCCTGGAAAGACATTATCGAGATGTGCTGTGTAGTCGGATTCATACGCCACAAAATGATGTAATTTGTTCTTCGTTGGGTAAGTCAGCTTTAAAGGTGGGAGTAGGGAATGGGGAGTTGGGAGTGGTAAAGCAAAAATCAAAATAA
- a CDS encoding ABC transporter substrate-binding protein, translated as MPPTWLVSEVEPLPSLIVFLYLKINVSTNWLRQNFILSLGCFLALATTACSEVKSTSPTTIAANPTPSEVAASDTTQLRVAKYKGGWDLSLKLAGQDNFPYKTQFTEFTGGNLMVQAINAGAIDLASASEIPPIFAIESKASVKIIATLKGPTTGQVVLVPKNSTAKTIADLKGKKVGYVKATTAHYFLIKMLEKVGLTMKDINAIPLSIPDGLSAFRKGELDAWATYGYSIPQAQKEGARVLESAQDILSGNFVIIASPNAIADPQKKGAIADFLCRLQKSQNWRESNLKQWSKTYSTAINVDEGIVYQDAQQGQKQRRQEILPISDEAIASQQKVADTFFKAGVIPAKVEVKQLWDNSFNEDINKCKSN; from the coding sequence TTGCCTCCTACCTGGTTGGTGAGCGAAGTCGAACCACTGCCTTCTTTAATTGTCTTTTTATACCTAAAAATTAACGTGTCTACTAATTGGTTGCGGCAGAATTTTATTTTATCTCTGGGTTGTTTCCTGGCTTTAGCAACAACGGCTTGCTCAGAGGTTAAGTCTACCAGTCCAACAACGATCGCAGCAAATCCCACCCCCTCTGAAGTGGCAGCATCGGATACAACTCAATTACGTGTGGCTAAGTACAAAGGTGGTTGGGATTTGAGTTTAAAGTTAGCTGGACAAGATAATTTCCCCTACAAAACGCAGTTTACTGAATTTACTGGTGGCAATTTGATGGTACAAGCCATCAACGCTGGTGCAATTGACTTGGCTTCGGCTAGTGAAATTCCGCCGATTTTTGCGATTGAATCGAAAGCATCGGTCAAAATTATCGCTACTCTCAAAGGGCCGACTACTGGTCAAGTTGTGCTTGTACCCAAGAACTCAACGGCCAAAACTATCGCTGATCTCAAAGGTAAAAAAGTCGGTTACGTTAAAGCCACAACTGCCCACTACTTCTTAATTAAAATGTTGGAAAAAGTCGGGCTGACGATGAAGGATATCAATGCGATTCCGTTGTCGATACCCGATGGACTTTCGGCTTTTCGTAAAGGCGAACTAGATGCTTGGGCGACTTACGGTTACTCTATTCCCCAAGCCCAAAAAGAAGGGGCGCGGGTGTTGGAATCGGCACAAGATATTTTAAGCGGTAATTTTGTGATTATTGCTTCACCAAATGCGATCGCAGATCCACAAAAAAAAGGTGCGATCGCAGATTTCTTATGTCGCTTACAAAAATCCCAAAACTGGCGGGAATCTAACCTCAAGCAATGGTCAAAGACATATTCAACCGCCATTAATGTTGACGAAGGCATAGTTTATCAAGATGCCCAACAAGGCCAAAAACAACGTCGTCAAGAAATCCTACCTATTTCTGACGAAGCCATAGCTTCTCAACAAAAAGTTGCAGATACCTTTTTTAAAGCAGGTGTAATTCCTGCCAAGGTTGAAGTCAAACAACTGTGGGATAACAGTTTTAACGAAGATATTAATAAATGCAAATCAAACTAA
- a CDS encoding class II aldolase/adducin family protein, translated as MPNFTRPEPPVFERVEEERLYRKQRLAAAFRLFGRFGFSEGIAGHITARDPEFTDHFWVNPLGKYFGHIRVSDLLLVDKEGEVVKGDAPVNRAAFAIHSQVHEARPDIVAAAHAHSLHGKAWSSLGRLLDPLTQDACAFYQDHTLFDDYKGVVLDTSEGKRIAESLGDKKAVILRNHGFLTVGQTVDEAAFWYISFERSAQAQLLAEAAGKPLPIDHETASFTHGQVGTHTGGWFSFQPLYDRIVREEPDLLE; from the coding sequence ATGCCAAATTTCACTAGACCCGAACCACCAGTATTTGAACGGGTGGAAGAAGAACGCCTTTATCGCAAACAACGCCTAGCAGCAGCTTTTCGCCTGTTTGGTCGTTTTGGCTTTAGCGAAGGGATAGCAGGCCACATTACCGCCCGTGACCCTGAATTTACCGACCATTTTTGGGTGAATCCCTTGGGTAAATACTTTGGTCATATCCGTGTTTCTGACTTGTTGTTAGTTGATAAAGAAGGGGAAGTGGTCAAAGGTGATGCGCCTGTAAATCGCGCCGCCTTTGCGATTCATTCCCAGGTGCATGAAGCGCGACCGGATATAGTTGCAGCTGCTCATGCTCATTCGCTACACGGCAAAGCTTGGTCAAGTTTGGGTCGTTTGCTTGACCCTTTAACTCAAGATGCTTGTGCTTTTTATCAAGACCATACGCTATTTGACGACTACAAAGGCGTAGTTTTAGATACTTCCGAAGGTAAAAGAATTGCTGAATCTTTGGGAGATAAAAAGGCTGTCATCCTGCGGAATCATGGCTTTTTAACTGTGGGTCAGACAGTAGACGAGGCAGCTTTTTGGTACATCTCTTTTGAGCGATCGGCTCAAGCCCAATTGTTGGCAGAAGCAGCTGGCAAACCCCTGCCGATTGATCATGAAACTGCAAGTTTTACTCATGGTCAAGTGGGAACTCATACGGGCGGTTGGTTTAGTTTTCAGCCTCTCTATGACCGGATTGTGCGGGAAGAACCAGACTTGTTGGAATAG
- a CDS encoding LLM class flavin-dependent oxidoreductase produces the protein MPVEFIGMIGTRNASELHSPTVSITGGSIDLNYVRNFAKVHEDGGFDRVLVGYSSTGPDGFNVVSYVAAATERLKFLLAHRPGFVSPSLAARKLATLDHFSHGRVAVHIITGGSDAEQQRDGDWLDHDTRYRRTDEYLDVVRRVWTSQEPFDYEGEFYQFKGAFSDVKPLQQPHIPIYFGGASGAAVGVGAKHSNVYAFWGEPIGAIKQRIAEVKAAAPPGKDLRFSISLRPILGETEAKAWEKAHYILSRINEIRGQAPAVPEAVGSLRLLDFAKEREIHDKRLWTPIAAATGARGNTTALVGTPEQVAESLFDYYKAGVTTLLIRGFDPVEDALAYGRDVIPLVRQEVQRLERQTATVA, from the coding sequence ATGCCTGTTGAATTTATTGGCATGATTGGTACGCGAAATGCGTCAGAGTTACATAGTCCTACCGTATCAATTACGGGGGGAAGTATAGATTTAAACTATGTGCGTAACTTTGCCAAAGTTCATGAAGATGGTGGCTTTGACAGGGTGCTAGTTGGTTATAGTTCCACAGGGCCAGATGGTTTTAACGTTGTTAGTTATGTGGCTGCTGCAACAGAACGACTCAAGTTTTTACTGGCTCATAGACCGGGTTTTGTGTCTCCTTCTTTAGCCGCACGTAAATTAGCTACATTAGATCACTTTTCTCATGGTCGTGTTGCCGTACATATCATTACTGGTGGTAGTGATGCTGAACAACAGCGTGATGGTGACTGGCTTGACCATGATACTCGCTATCGTCGAACTGATGAATATCTTGATGTTGTGCGACGAGTATGGACAAGCCAAGAACCCTTCGATTATGAAGGCGAGTTTTACCAATTCAAAGGCGCATTTTCGGACGTTAAACCCTTACAGCAACCACATATTCCTATATATTTTGGTGGTGCTTCTGGTGCAGCTGTGGGTGTAGGTGCAAAGCACAGTAATGTTTATGCGTTTTGGGGAGAACCCATAGGCGCGATTAAACAACGCATTGCTGAAGTCAAAGCCGCAGCACCGCCAGGAAAAGATTTACGTTTCAGTATTTCCTTGCGTCCAATTTTGGGCGAAACCGAAGCAAAAGCCTGGGAAAAAGCCCATTATATTCTCTCGCGGATTAATGAAATTCGTGGTCAGGCTCCGGCAGTACCTGAAGCTGTGGGTTCCTTGCGGTTGCTGGATTTTGCCAAAGAAAGGGAAATTCACGATAAGCGTTTATGGACACCAATTGCAGCTGCGACTGGTGCGCGGGGTAATACTACAGCCTTGGTTGGAACTCCAGAACAAGTAGCAGAATCATTATTTGATTACTACAAAGCTGGGGTAACAACACTCTTGATTCGTGGTTTTGACCCTGTGGAAGATGCTCTAGCCTATGGTCGAGATGTAATTCCTTTGGTGCGTCAAGAAGTCCAACGACTAGAAAGACAAACAGCAACCGTAGCTTAA
- a CDS encoding aliphatic sulfonate ABC transporter substrate-binding protein, producing the protein MVNNDQDHRFADTKKYSTGKILAIAVSLIGLIASSCSQQTATNVSAKSDTTSNSNTVATKTTEKNNVIRLGYQKGGIIPLARQRGELERQLTAQNIKVEWSGPFDRCATLLSSLNGNRADIGGCGDIPTISGIAAGQPLCIGSVQRPSPDSLGSAILVRGDSPIRKPADLIGKKVAVNQGGAGEYLLLKVLEKEKIPKEKVQRVYLSPNDAAPALYQGSVDGWAVWEPYISIAELEHKARRITTTHPAPTYGIMVVRGDAAKENPVAVKAALTALSEDGDWLNKNTNAASDFLVKELKLSDAVAKQVTKNRGPESYVFPNSEDVANLQKTADWLLEQKIIPQKVDIAASVCPLGTTASR; encoded by the coding sequence GTGGTGAATAATGACCAAGACCACCGCTTTGCGGATACAAAAAAATATTCTACTGGTAAGATATTAGCGATCGCAGTTTCTTTGATAGGATTGATCGCTTCTAGTTGCAGCCAACAAACAGCTACAAATGTCTCAGCTAAGTCCGATACAACCTCAAATTCAAATACTGTTGCTACCAAAACAACAGAGAAAAACAATGTCATTCGCTTGGGCTACCAAAAAGGCGGCATTATTCCCCTAGCCCGTCAAAGAGGTGAGTTAGAGCGTCAGTTAACAGCACAAAATATTAAAGTTGAATGGAGTGGCCCATTTGACCGTTGTGCTACGCTGTTAAGTTCTCTCAATGGTAATCGAGCCGATATTGGCGGGTGTGGTGATATTCCGACCATCTCTGGAATTGCGGCGGGACAGCCTCTTTGTATTGGTTCTGTGCAGCGTCCGAGTCCTGATTCTTTGGGCAGTGCTATTTTAGTTCGTGGTGATTCTCCTATTCGCAAACCTGCTGATTTAATCGGTAAAAAAGTAGCAGTGAATCAAGGTGGCGCAGGCGAATATCTCTTATTAAAAGTTTTGGAAAAAGAAAAGATTCCCAAAGAAAAAGTCCAGCGAGTTTATCTATCACCAAATGACGCTGCGCCTGCTTTATATCAAGGCTCTGTTGATGGTTGGGCAGTTTGGGAACCTTATATTTCGATTGCGGAATTAGAACATAAAGCCAGAAGAATTACCACGACACACCCTGCACCGACCTACGGCATTATGGTTGTGCGCGGTGATGCAGCCAAAGAAAATCCTGTAGCAGTTAAAGCTGCTCTGACTGCTTTAAGTGAAGATGGTGATTGGCTAAATAAAAATACTAATGCTGCATCAGATTTTTTAGTTAAAGAATTAAAACTTTCGGATGCAGTAGCCAAACAAGTTACTAAAAATCGCGGCCCTGAATCTTACGTCTTTCCCAACAGTGAAGATGTCGCCAATCTCCAAAAAACGGCTGATTGGTTATTAGAACAAAAAATTATTCCCCAAAAAGTAGATATTGCTGCATCTGTGTGTCCCTTGGGAACTACTGCTTCTAGGTGA